The following coding sequences are from one Haliotis asinina isolate JCU_RB_2024 chromosome 3, JCU_Hal_asi_v2, whole genome shotgun sequence window:
- the LOC137277236 gene encoding expansin-YoaJ-like, whose translation MNVIQWRKAAAILCFLGGVQAYNSEDVLRLYARRFRGEMTYAGRGLFGTCHMGPEFPPVATDPRIKSVAALNANQFSGSLTCGMCVRVVGTGVGTGSDPIKGDFYVYVNDIGSTNNEGDIELAEEGDGSWEVHIQAMQCPVGNTKIEYRFQGSNPWYIKLQVRNARLPVNSILVDRHGQLLPMKHRSDGFWELSARTELPIKLELTSVNGEPIRDSISRIENDVVLHGENQVQFRLDPNLPAA comes from the exons ATGAATGTGATCCAGTGGCGTAAAGCAGCTGCCATCCTGTGCTTTTTGGGTGGTGTTCAGGCTTACAACAGCGAAGACGTGCTTAGGTTGTATGCTCGGAGATTCAGAGGAGAA ATGACCTATGCAGGAAGAGGACTATTCGGAACCTGCCATATGGGGCCAGAATTCCCACCTGTAGCTACCGATCCTCGGATCAAGAGCGTGGCGGCTCTAAATGCAAACCAGTTCTCGGGATCTCTTACATGTGGCATGTGCGTCAGG GTGGTTGGTACAGGGGTGGGCACTGGATCAGATCCTATAAAAGGAGACTTCTACGTCTACGTCAACGACATTGGTTCGACAAATAACGAAG GCGACATTGAACTCGCAGAGGAAGGTGATGGAAGTTGGGAGGTGCACATTCAGGCTATGCAATGCCCAGTCGGAAACACCAAAATAGAATATAGGTTCCAAGGAAGCAACCCATGGTACATCAAGCTCCAGGTCAGGAACGCAAG ACTCCCGGTGAATTCTATTCTGGTTGATCGCCATGGACAACTCCTTCCCATGAAGCACAGATCAGACGGGTTCTGGGAGTTAAGTGCACGGACAGAACTCCCTATCAAGCTGGAATTGACTTCAGTCAACGGGGAACCTATCCGTGACTCCATATCGAGAATAG AAAATGACGTGGTTTTGCATGGAGAGAACCAGGTGCAGTTTCGGCTTGATCCCAACCTACCTGCAGCGTAG